Proteins encoded by one window of Aphis gossypii isolate Hap1 chromosome X, ASM2018417v2, whole genome shotgun sequence:
- the LOC126552191 gene encoding uncharacterized protein LOC126552191, translating to MDTLPSNIVYSKLSKCEAPISVITKILSENDPIKFENISNQFKALGFTKVKDLATMTLKRASSIKLSGNSSTLLYRALEMYDKHLDDLQTSAKLENQFGNFIRTQQICKELLNLTPFDVNVINLLAESYFKCGNYEKSRSYLIIANILDPNSFQILLNLACNYWKQSRYDYAKFFILEAIKKSTSFNICWIYYAEILVKTNDIAMAEFVYNQILRLQPDSYTVRNNYGKFLLSQNKVENAKKQFKIAQKSANNCEALSNLGDVYYTTKKYDKAILNYHKALEINPNLEITLFNLGMVYLQITEYQKAVEAFEKTMKLDSENAAALRYLAIAYCYLDNMLKSVETYKRCLELLPDDLEANLELGLIYYHNLNNLHEAENYFKKCIQLCPEREDLYKNLLGVYQYLNKRGDASNVFVSLGDLFLKKSDLENARNAFTSALFLNPINDVGHWKLGVTLQKLGHYDLAIIRYKKADELSQSLGHRSCYSGVKNK from the exons ATGGATACATTACCATCT aacatAGTTTATTCAAAACTATCAAAATGTGAAGCACCAATATCTGTCATTACAAAAATCTTGTCAGAAAACGATcctataaa atttgaaaatatctcCAACCAGTTTAAAGCATTAGGATTTACAAAAGTAAAAGATTTGGCAACAATGACCTTAAAAAGAGCTAGCTCAATAAAATTGAGTGGTAATTCTTCAACATTGCTTTATAGAGCTTTAGAG atgTATGATAAACACCTTG atgaTCTTCAAACATCTGcaaaattagaaaatcaaTTTGGAAATTTTATCAGAACTCAACAAATATGTAAAGAATTACTTAACCTTACACCTTTTGatgtaaatgttataaatctattggctgaatcatattttaaatgcggGAACTATGAAAAATCTCGTAGTTACTTGATAATAGCAAACATTTTGGATCCAAATTCTTTCCAAATATTGCTTAACCTTGCATGTAATTATTGGAAACAATCTAGGTATGATTACGCAAAATTTTTCATACTTGAAGCTATAAAGAAGTCAaccagttttaatatttgttggaTTTATTATGctgaaatattagttaaaacaaaTGATATAGCAATGGCTGAATTTGTTTATAACCAGATTTTAAGATTACAACCGGATTCATATACTGTACGAAACAATTATGGAAAATTCCTTCTCTCACAAAACAAAGTAGAAAATGCTAaaaagcaatttaaaattgcCCAAAAAAGTGCCAATAATTGTGAAGCTTTGAGTAATTTAggagatgtatattatacgactaAGAAATATGACAaagctattttaaattatcataaagcTTTAGAAATAAATCCTAATTTGGAAAtaactttgtttaatttgggaatggtttatttacaaataactgAGTACCAAAAAGCAGTTGAGGCATTTGAAAAAACTATGAAATTGGATTCAGAAAATGCTGCAGCTTTAAGATATTTAGCAATtgcatattgttatttagatAACATGTTAAAGTCTGTAGAAACCTACAAAAGATGTTTGGAATTATTACCTGATGATTTGGAAGCTAATTTAGAATTGGGTCTTATCTATTATCACAACCTAAACAATTTGCATGAagcagaaaattattttaagaaatgtatacaattgtgTCCAGAAAGAGAAGATTTGTACAAGAATCTTCTCGgagtttatcaatatttaaataaacgtgGAGATGCATCAAATGTTTTCGTGTCATtaggtgatttatttttgaaaaaatctgaTCTAGAAAACGCAAGAAATGCATTTACATCtgctttgtttttaaatccTATAAATGATGTTGGTCATTGGAAACTCGGAGTTACTTTGCAGAAACTGGGTCATTATGATTTGGctataattag gtATAAGAAAGCTGATGAATTGTCACAAAGCTTAGGCCATCGTTCATGTTATTCTGGAGTTAAGAACAAATGA
- the LOC114129482 gene encoding uncharacterized protein LOC114129482, which translates to MNNRKSIPTKSRSNAKSIESNLEAVPKIDIAEKEKKPSMNFRIIWSKIRDYFGKADETEIVPIVTDDASIQKEIEEIKDNRFFVELQREFKKIPKRERKQIKLQFLKYIQEAQPTKYESHKDKGYFTDLMSCIKQEVLLF; encoded by the exons ATGAACAATCGTAAATCTATACCGACTAAATCGCGTTCCAACGCGAAGAGCATCGAATCCAATTTGGAAGCCGTGCCCAAAATTGATATTGCtgaaaaagagaaaaaaccca gcATGAATTTTCGAATAATATGGAGTAAAATACGTGATTACTTTGGAAAGGCCGACGAGACTGAAATTGTTCCTATCGTAACAGATGACGCATCTATACAGAAAGAAATTGaagaaataaaagataatcGTTTTTTTGTTGAACTGCAAAgagaatttaaaaagataCCAAAACGTGAGCGCAAGCAAAttaaattgcaatttttaaagtacattCAAGAAGCTCAACCGACAAAATATGAGTCTCATAAAGATAAAGGTTATTTTACAGACCTTATGAGTTGTATTAAACAAgaagtattgttattttaa